From a single Sinomonas atrocyanea genomic region:
- a CDS encoding gamma carbonic anhydrase family protein, with protein MSPVIEFGGKSPDIHPSAFVAPTASVIGDAHLADHSSAFYGVSVRADTATITVGAGSNLQDNVVLHADAGFPCTVGAGVSVGHNAVVHGCTVEDNVLVGMGATIMNGAVIGAESLVAAGAVVLEGTHVPPRSLVAGVPAKVRRELTDEEVQGLYRNAAHYVDLARAHRQANSR; from the coding sequence ATGAGTCCAGTGATCGAATTCGGCGGCAAGTCTCCGGACATCCACCCGAGCGCCTTCGTGGCCCCGACGGCGTCCGTGATCGGCGACGCGCACCTGGCCGACCACTCGAGTGCCTTCTACGGGGTCTCGGTGCGCGCCGACACCGCGACCATCACGGTAGGGGCCGGGAGCAACCTCCAGGACAACGTCGTCCTGCATGCCGACGCCGGGTTCCCCTGTACGGTCGGCGCGGGCGTCTCGGTGGGCCACAACGCCGTGGTCCACGGCTGCACCGTGGAGGACAACGTGCTCGTGGGCATGGGCGCGACCATCATGAACGGGGCCGTGATCGGGGCTGAGTCGCTCGTCGCGGCCGGCGCCGTGGTCCTCGAGGGGACGCACGTGCCCCCGCGGTCGCTCGTGGCGGGCGTGCCCGCGAAGGTGCGCCGCGAGCTCACCGACGAGGAGGTCCAGGGCCTGTACCGGAATGCCGCGCACTACGTGGACCTCGCCCGGGCCCACCGGCAGGCCAACAGCCGCTGA